In Betta splendens chromosome 19, fBetSpl5.4, whole genome shotgun sequence, the following proteins share a genomic window:
- the arg1 gene encoding arginase-1 isoform X1: MKCVGTLLLLGRCVSRRSLHHDHRHHQAQQSAGIIGAPFSRGQPRAGVERGPDLIRSAGLVHRLNQQGCAVKDYGNLTFEEVAGDESLGLMRSVRAVGSANRRLSEAVQKVKRDGHTSVLLGGDHSLAIGSIHGHSALVGNLSVVWVDAHADINTPLTTPTGNIHGQPMSYLLHELQSKIPILPNFSWIKPCVSARDVVYIGLRDVDPGEHCILKLLGVKLFCMTEVDRLGVARVMEETCDYLSAKQKKPIHLSFDIDAIDPSVTPATGTPVVGGLTYREGVYVTEQLCQTGLLSAVDMVEVNPLRAQTERDVQSTVGTAVDLLLGCFGRLREGNHPSDYSLPEP; this comes from the exons ATGAAGTGCGTagggacgctgctgctgctcggaaGGTGCGTTTCCAGACGGAGCCTTCATCAtgatcatcgtcatcatcaggcGCAGCAGTCAGCGGGGATCATCGGAGCACCTTTCTCCCGCGGAcag cccagaGCCGGAGTGGAGAGAGGACCGGACCTGATCCGATCCGCAGGCTTGGTGCACAGACTCAACCAACAGG GCTGTGCAGTGAAGGATTATGGGAACCTGACCTTCGAGGAGGTGGCCGGTGACGAGTCCCTGGGGCTTATGAGGAGTGTGCGAGCTGTGGGCAGCGCCAACCGGAGGCTGTCGGAGGCGGTGCAGAAGGTGAAGAGAGACGGGCACACGTCGGTGCTACTGGGAGGAGACCACAG CCTGGCGATCGGATCCATCCACGGTCACTCGGCGCTGGTGGGGAACCTCAGCGTGGTTTGGGTCGACGCGCACGCCGACATCAACACGCCGCTGACCACGCCCACAGGAAACATCCACGGACAGCCCATGTCCTACCTGCTCCATGAGCTGCAGTCCAAG ATTCCCATCTTACCGAACTTCTCCTGGATCAAACCGTGCGTCTCCGCCAGAGATGTGGTCTACATCGGCCTGAGAGATGTGGATCCAGGAGAGCA CTGCATCCTGAAGCTGCTCGGCGTGAAGCTGTTCTGCATGACGGAGGTGGATCGGCTCGGCGTGGCCAGAGTCATGGAGGAGACCTGCGACTACCTGTCTGCCAA ACAGAAGAAACCCATTCACCTGAGTTTCGACATCGACGCCATCGACCCATCTGTCACACCTGCCACGGGCACACCTGTGGTTGGAGGCCTCACCTACCGGGAGGGGGTCTACGTGACGGAGCAGCTGTGTCAGACAG GCCTGCTGTCGGCGGTGGACATGGTGGAGGTGAATCCTCTGAGGGCCCAGACAGAGAGGGACGTCCAGTCCACAGTCGGCACCGCCGTGGACCTGCTGCTCGGATGCTTCGGGCGCCTCCGGGAGGGAAACCACCCGTCGGATTACAGCCTGCCGGAGCCTTGA
- the arg1 gene encoding arginase-1 isoform X2 has protein sequence MRSVRAVGSANRRLSEAVQKVKRDGHTSVLLGGDHSLAIGSIHGHSALVGNLSVVWVDAHADINTPLTTPTGNIHGQPMSYLLHELQSKIPILPNFSWIKPCVSARDVVYIGLRDVDPGEHCILKLLGVKLFCMTEVDRLGVARVMEETCDYLSAKQKKPIHLSFDIDAIDPSVTPATGTPVVGGLTYREGVYVTEQLCQTGLLSAVDMVEVNPLRAQTERDVQSTVGTAVDLLLGCFGRLREGNHPSDYSLPEP, from the exons ATGAGGAGTGTGCGAGCTGTGGGCAGCGCCAACCGGAGGCTGTCGGAGGCGGTGCAGAAGGTGAAGAGAGACGGGCACACGTCGGTGCTACTGGGAGGAGACCACAG CCTGGCGATCGGATCCATCCACGGTCACTCGGCGCTGGTGGGGAACCTCAGCGTGGTTTGGGTCGACGCGCACGCCGACATCAACACGCCGCTGACCACGCCCACAGGAAACATCCACGGACAGCCCATGTCCTACCTGCTCCATGAGCTGCAGTCCAAG ATTCCCATCTTACCGAACTTCTCCTGGATCAAACCGTGCGTCTCCGCCAGAGATGTGGTCTACATCGGCCTGAGAGATGTGGATCCAGGAGAGCA CTGCATCCTGAAGCTGCTCGGCGTGAAGCTGTTCTGCATGACGGAGGTGGATCGGCTCGGCGTGGCCAGAGTCATGGAGGAGACCTGCGACTACCTGTCTGCCAA ACAGAAGAAACCCATTCACCTGAGTTTCGACATCGACGCCATCGACCCATCTGTCACACCTGCCACGGGCACACCTGTGGTTGGAGGCCTCACCTACCGGGAGGGGGTCTACGTGACGGAGCAGCTGTGTCAGACAG GCCTGCTGTCGGCGGTGGACATGGTGGAGGTGAATCCTCTGAGGGCCCAGACAGAGAGGGACGTCCAGTCCACAGTCGGCACCGCCGTGGACCTGCTGCTCGGATGCTTCGGGCGCCTCCGGGAGGGAAACCACCCGTCGGATTACAGCCTGCCGGAGCCTTGA